From the genome of Uranotaenia lowii strain MFRU-FL chromosome 1, ASM2978415v1, whole genome shotgun sequence, one region includes:
- the LOC129749499 gene encoding protein FAM32A codes for MADEYEHVSKGKLKLKCDSDSKKKKKKKSKSKDKEKLREKVEKTLEQSGGSSSTASSSNNQSRPQGRVLTKAEQSFKQMQEKMQKKRIMEKASMTHKQRVEKFNQHLDSLTEHFDIPKVSWTK; via the exons atggcTGACGAATACGAGCATGTAAGTAAAGGGAAGTTGAAGCTCAAATGTGATTCGGAttcgaagaagaagaaaaagaagaagagcaAAAGCAAGGACAAGGAAAAACTTCGCGAAAAGGTTGAAAAAACTCTGGAACAGAGCGGAGGCTCATCATCCACGGCCAGCAGCAGCAATAACCAGAGTCGTCCTCAGGGTCGGGTGCTTACAAAAGCTGAACAGTCCTTCAAACAAATGCAAGAAAAAATG CAAAAAAAGCGAATAATGGAAAAGGCTTCAATGACCCACAAACAGCGAGTGGAAAAATTCAACCAACACCTGGACAGTTTGACAGAGCATTTCGACATTCCGAAAGTTTCCTGGACGAAGTAA